A window of Sulfurimonas gotlandica GD1 contains these coding sequences:
- a CDS encoding S41 family peptidase: MIGINMKNKKYITLGFASVTIAISILFSANLFAKATENTEKEASRLEALAKFTKVISIVEQYNVDDITIEELMDKALQGMMGNLDAHSNFLTQKDYKKLKVQTDGEFGGLGITVGIRDGALTVIAPIEGTPADKAGLKSGDIILKINEKSTLNMTIDEAVAIMRGKVGDPIEITIVRKGEAKPLPISIVRGVITIESVYAKTIGKDILYVRVTSFDKKVVEDVMKAINKKKAMIKGIVLDLRNNPGGLLDQAVGLVDLFVDEGQIVSQKGRNKSDDQVYSAKKSNTVTNVPLVVLVNGGSASASEIVSGALQDHKRGVILGENTFGKGSVQVVLPITQKEAIKLTIARYYLPSGRTIQAVGVKPDIEVQPGEVKKQEDGFSIKEADLKKHLEEELDKANGDAKDKDKKSKKAEEDKSKKDIITQEQLYKDIQLKESVDIIKALIIVKG; encoded by the coding sequence ATAATAGGAATAAATATGAAAAATAAAAAATATATAACTCTAGGTTTTGCTTCTGTTACAATCGCAATATCTATCCTTTTTTCTGCAAATCTTTTTGCAAAAGCTACAGAGAACACAGAAAAAGAGGCTTCTAGATTAGAAGCTCTTGCAAAGTTCACAAAGGTTATTAGCATTGTTGAACAATACAATGTAGATGACATAACTATTGAAGAACTAATGGACAAAGCTCTTCAAGGCATGATGGGAAATCTTGATGCTCACTCCAATTTTCTTACTCAAAAAGATTATAAAAAACTAAAAGTTCAGACTGATGGTGAGTTTGGCGGACTTGGAATTACTGTTGGCATCAGAGATGGTGCACTTACAGTTATTGCTCCAATTGAAGGAACTCCTGCTGATAAAGCTGGTCTAAAGTCAGGCGATATTATCCTGAAAATCAATGAAAAATCAACTCTTAATATGACGATAGATGAAGCAGTAGCAATAATGAGAGGAAAAGTTGGTGATCCTATTGAAATTACAATTGTTCGTAAGGGAGAAGCTAAGCCACTTCCTATTAGCATCGTTAGAGGTGTTATAACAATTGAGTCTGTTTATGCAAAGACTATTGGCAAAGATATTTTATATGTCCGTGTAACTAGCTTTGATAAAAAAGTTGTTGAAGATGTAATGAAGGCTATCAATAAAAAGAAAGCAATGATAAAGGGAATTGTTCTTGATTTAAGAAATAATCCTGGAGGTTTGTTAGATCAAGCTGTTGGACTTGTGGATCTGTTTGTAGATGAAGGTCAGATAGTTTCTCAAAAAGGTCGCAATAAATCTGATGATCAAGTATACAGTGCTAAAAAAAGCAATACAGTTACAAATGTACCTCTAGTGGTTTTAGTTAACGGCGGAAGTGCATCTGCTTCTGAGATTGTAAGTGGAGCTCTTCAAGATCACAAACGTGGTGTAATTCTAGGTGAAAATACTTTTGGCAAAGGCAGTGTTCAAGTCGTCCTTCCTATTACGCAAAAAGAGGCTATCAAACTTACTATTGCTAGATACTACCTTCCAAGCGGAAGAACAATTCAAGCTGTAGGTGTTAAACCTGATATTGAAGTTCAGCCTGGAGAAGTAAAGAAACAAGAGGATGGATTTTCAATAAAAGAGGCTGATCTTAAGAAGCATCTAGAAGAAGAGTTAGATAAAGCTAACGGTGATGCTAAAGATAAAGATAAAAAGTCTAAAAAAGCTGAAGAAGATAAGAGTAAAAAAGATATAATTACGCAAGAACAATTATATAAAGATATTCAACTAAAAGAATCAGTTGATATCATAAAAGCATTAATAATCGTAAAAGGATAA
- the purC gene encoding phosphoribosylaminoimidazolesuccinocarboxamide synthase, translating to MEKRALLYEGKAKKLFLTDDENLVISEFKDDLTAFNGEKKSSEAGKGALNNKISTELFKLLEANGIQTHFVEMLDDNHMLHKKVDVILIEVIVRNIATGSLSRNLGIEDGKVLPFTLVEFDYKDDALGDPKLNDQHALILGLVDYQDELDKLRRMARQINDILRPYFFEKGLNLVDFKLEFGKDSSGNIILIDEISPDNCRFWDVESGEKMDKDRFRQGLGGLTVAYEQVLNRILGK from the coding sequence ATGGAAAAAAGAGCACTACTGTACGAAGGCAAAGCTAAAAAACTATTTTTGACTGATGATGAGAACCTTGTAATCTCAGAGTTTAAAGATGATTTAACAGCATTTAATGGTGAGAAAAAATCAAGTGAAGCAGGTAAAGGCGCACTAAATAATAAAATCTCTACTGAGCTATTTAAACTTTTAGAAGCAAACGGAATACAAACTCACTTTGTTGAGATGTTAGATGATAATCACATGCTTCACAAAAAAGTTGATGTAATTTTAATCGAAGTTATCGTTCGTAATATTGCAACTGGCAGCTTAAGCCGTAACCTTGGTATTGAAGATGGTAAAGTTCTTCCTTTTACTCTAGTTGAATTTGATTATAAAGATGATGCTTTAGGCGATCCTAAATTAAATGACCAGCATGCACTAATATTAGGCTTAGTTGACTACCAAGATGAGCTAGACAAGCTTCGTAGAATGGCAAGACAGATTAATGATATTCTACGTCCTTACTTTTTTGAAAAAGGTCTTAATCTTGTTGACTTTAAATTAGAGTTTGGAAAAGATAGCAGTGGAAATATCATCCTAATAGATGAGATTTCTCCTGATAATTGTCGTTTTTGGGATGTAGAGAGTGGCGAAAAGATGGATAAAGATAGATTTCGTCAAGGTCTGGGTGGATTAACAGTAGCTTACGAGCAAGTATTAAATAGAATATTAGGAAAATAG
- the purS gene encoding phosphoribosylformylglycinamidine synthase subunit PurS, giving the protein MKAIVNVSLKAGVLDSQGKAVHHALDSLHFSGVSNVRVGKQIILELDTEDKTTAMADVTKMCEELLANTVIEDYEIELV; this is encoded by the coding sequence ATAAAAGCAATAGTAAATGTATCTCTAAAAGCGGGTGTTTTAGATTCTCAAGGTAAAGCTGTGCACCATGCTCTTGATTCTCTTCACTTCAGTGGTGTTAGTAATGTTCGCGTCGGTAAACAAATCATATTAGAGCTAGATACAGAAGATAAAACAACAGCTATGGCTGATGTAACTAAAATGTGTGAAGAGCTTTTAGCTAACACTGTAATTGAAGATTACGAGATAGAGCTAGTTTAA
- the purQ gene encoding phosphoribosylformylglycinamidine synthase subunit PurQ, with amino-acid sequence MKVSILQFPGTNCEYDTQHAFEDLGATTEIVWHKSKSIPSDTDLLVVAGGFSYGDYLRSGAIARFSPVMKAVEAYASNGGKVLGICNGFQVLTEAGLLPGALKRNESLHFLSKHHHLKVINNDNVFLEKLSNNDVVNIPIAHHDGNYFIDADGLKELEENNQILLKYTDANGEILNPNGSVDSIAGVCNKEKNVFGLMPHPERAMELLLGSDDGVKMLQGFLEA; translated from the coding sequence ATGAAAGTATCTATCCTTCAATTCCCAGGAACTAACTGTGAATATGACACGCAACATGCTTTTGAAGACTTAGGCGCTACAACAGAAATAGTTTGGCATAAATCTAAGTCAATTCCAAGTGATACTGACCTTTTAGTAGTTGCTGGCGGTTTCTCTTATGGTGACTACTTAAGAAGTGGTGCTATTGCTAGATTTTCTCCTGTCATGAAAGCAGTAGAAGCTTATGCAAGCAATGGTGGGAAAGTTCTTGGCATCTGCAACGGTTTCCAAGTATTGACTGAAGCTGGATTACTGCCAGGTGCTCTAAAGAGAAATGAAAGTCTTCACTTCTTATCTAAGCATCACCACCTCAAAGTTATAAATAACGATAATGTATTCCTAGAAAAACTAAGCAACAACGATGTTGTGAATATTCCTATCGCTCATCACGATGGAAATTATTTCATAGATGCTGATGGATTAAAAGAGTTAGAAGAGAACAATCAAATTCTTCTGAAATATACAGATGCTAACGGTGAGATACTAAACCCTAACGGTAGTGTTGATTCAATTGCAGGAGTATGTAACAAAGAAAAAAATGTATTTGGTCTTATGCCTCACCCTGAACGTGCAATGGAACTACTTCTTGGAAGTGATGATGGCGTTAAAATGCTTCAAGGATTTTTAGAAGCGTGA
- a CDS encoding lysophospholipid acyltransferase family protein, with amino-acid sequence MKIFARISWLFATIVIFSSLTLMIVLYYLVPRPYSRKISAWIIRLTTFFSVDIKGKEDPKAQMFLLNHQSDLDIAIMETITKKDLTWVAKKELFAIPFFGLALRLPEDIAVERESKTSLLKLLKDAKNRLDKDRIITMFPEGTRSSKGKMLPFKSGAKMVADKFKLHVQPIVLIQTAKYYNVKEFYYKPGRIKVIYMDSFVADRSDKDWLNDLRVKMQKVYDDELANNTSNR; translated from the coding sequence ATGAAGATATTTGCGCGTATTAGTTGGCTTTTTGCAACAATAGTAATTTTTTCTTCTTTAACACTAATGATAGTGCTATATTATCTTGTTCCAAGACCATATTCAAGAAAAATATCAGCTTGGATTATTAGACTTACAACCTTTTTTTCAGTAGATATAAAAGGTAAAGAAGATCCAAAAGCTCAAATGTTTTTGCTAAATCATCAGAGTGATTTAGACATTGCGATTATGGAAACAATTACTAAAAAAGATTTAACTTGGGTTGCGAAAAAAGAGCTCTTTGCAATACCTTTCTTTGGATTAGCACTAAGGCTTCCTGAGGATATAGCTGTCGAGAGAGAGAGTAAAACTTCACTTCTTAAACTTCTTAAAGATGCAAAAAACAGACTTGATAAAGATAGAATTATCACGATGTTTCCAGAAGGTACTCGCTCTTCAAAAGGTAAGATGCTACCATTTAAATCTGGTGCCAAAATGGTCGCAGACAAGTTTAAACTTCATGTACAGCCTATTGTTTTAATACAAACTGCCAAGTACTATAATGTTAAAGAGTTTTACTATAAACCAGGTCGAATAAAAGTAATTTATATGGACTCTTTTGTAGCTGATAGAAGCGACAAAGATTGGTTAAACGATTTAAGAGTTAAGATGCAAAAGGTATATGATGATGAGTTGGCAAACAATACTAGCAATAGGTAG
- the crcB gene encoding fluoride efflux transporter CrcB produces MSWQTILAIGSGGFIGAVLRAYFNGLISHRVPHDLPFGTLGVNLIGSFIMGILVAYFMYTTIFSLHAKSFLSTGILGALTTYSTFAIESFLLLEGGHIFLAMANISLNAFGTIFMAGGGFYIAKFFLK; encoded by the coding sequence ATGAGTTGGCAAACAATACTAGCAATAGGTAGTGGCGGTTTTATAGGAGCAGTTTTAAGAGCTTACTTTAACGGCCTAATATCGCATAGAGTGCCTCATGATCTTCCATTTGGAACTCTTGGTGTAAACCTAATAGGTAGCTTTATAATGGGGATATTAGTAGCTTATTTTATGTATACAACTATTTTTTCACTTCATGCAAAATCATTTCTATCTACTGGTATTTTAGGTGCACTTACAACTTACTCAACATTTGCTATTGAAAGTTTCTTACTCTTAGAGGGCGGTCATATATTTTTAGCAATGGCAAATATTTCACTGAATGCTTTTGGTACCATATTCATGGCTGGCGGTGGATTTTATATCGCTAAGTTTTTTTTAAAATAA
- a CDS encoding ATP-binding cassette domain-containing protein, with product MNQILEVKNLSFGYKKDFLLFNDLSISLKKGEIKAIVGASGAGKSTLFELILKNLKPLSGTIECEKASEVFQDPYSSFHPSYSLLNQIEDVANTDEIHAYLKSLNLDYELLLKLPHELSGGQLQRASILRAMLMKPDVLLLDEPTSALDNVIQLEVMNMLMNSLDEMGMLLITHDLELAKWCADEIIML from the coding sequence TTGAATCAGATATTAGAAGTTAAAAATTTATCTTTTGGGTATAAAAAAGATTTTTTACTTTTTAATGATCTTTCAATCAGTTTAAAAAAAGGTGAGATTAAAGCTATAGTTGGAGCTAGTGGAGCTGGAAAGAGTACGCTCTTTGAGTTGATACTAAAAAACTTAAAACCACTTAGCGGGACTATAGAGTGCGAGAAAGCTTCTGAAGTTTTCCAAGATCCATATAGCTCTTTTCATCCAAGTTACTCACTACTAAATCAGATAGAGGATGTGGCTAATACAGATGAGATTCACGCTTACTTAAAAAGTCTGAATCTTGATTATGAACTTCTGCTAAAACTGCCACATGAACTATCAGGAGGGCAGCTACAGCGTGCTTCAATCCTACGAGCTATGCTTATGAAACCGGATGTTTTACTTCTAGATGAACCTACATCAGCACTAGACAACGTTATACAGTTGGAAGTTATGAATATGCTTATGAATTCTCTTGATGAGATGGGAATGCTTCTTATTACACATGACTTAGAGCTTGCAAAGTGGTGTGCAGATGAGATTATTATGTTATAA
- a CDS encoding dUTP diphosphatase — translation MDKILLMLQLQAQLNDATNGDNWTKGVTKNGKEINWKRCIYMECAEMVDSFSWKHWKSINQEPDWDNLQIEVVDVWHFIMSLAIENYSQTLRGQIEDLAINISSMNSFSNIDKKSELFASQKDIIANVENIMLASLSKDELDLDALISDFFDLVIMSGLDLETLYRLYVGKNILNQFRQDNGYKDGSYIKVWDGTEDNVIMKHIWEENGDIQPDVLYKELTKLYLALTKS, via the coding sequence ATGGATAAAATTTTACTTATGCTACAACTTCAAGCACAACTTAACGATGCTACAAATGGAGATAACTGGACCAAGGGTGTTACTAAGAATGGAAAAGAGATTAACTGGAAAAGATGCATCTATATGGAATGCGCTGAGATGGTTGATAGTTTTTCATGGAAACACTGGAAAAGTATAAATCAAGAACCTGATTGGGATAACTTACAGATTGAAGTTGTAGATGTATGGCATTTTATAATGAGTTTAGCTATTGAAAATTATTCACAAACTCTAAGAGGCCAAATAGAAGACTTAGCTATAAATATATCAAGCATGAACAGTTTTTCAAATATAGATAAAAAAAGTGAATTATTTGCATCTCAAAAGGATATCATTGCCAATGTTGAAAATATTATGCTTGCATCTCTTTCCAAAGATGAATTGGATTTAGATGCTTTAATATCAGATTTCTTTGATTTAGTTATTATGAGTGGTCTTGATCTAGAGACTCTTTATCGTCTATATGTTGGCAAAAATATTTTAAATCAGTTTCGTCAAGATAATGGCTATAAAGATGGTTCTTACATTAAAGTATGGGATGGTACAGAAGACAATGTTATTATGAAGCACATCTGGGAAGAAAATGGTGATATTCAGCCAGATGTTCTTTATAAAGAACTAACTAAACTATATTTAGCGCTTACAAAGAGTTGA
- a CDS encoding pyridoxamine 5'-phosphate oxidase family protein: MKSDLEKIVNFIKQHHVMSLATSAELELSVCNLFYAFDEKEVSFVVASSDETTHIQNIIKNPNVAGSVVLETKTVGKIQGLQFRGTFSILEDEALKKLYFKTFPYALAMMPKLWKIKINYFKMTDNNLGFGKKIILQEPFL, translated from the coding sequence ATGAAGAGTGATTTAGAAAAAATCGTAAACTTTATAAAACAGCACCATGTGATGAGTCTTGCCACTTCGGCTGAGTTAGAACTTAGTGTCTGCAACCTCTTTTATGCATTTGATGAAAAAGAGGTTTCTTTTGTCGTTGCAAGCAGTGATGAGACAACTCACATACAAAATATTATAAAAAATCCAAATGTAGCCGGAAGTGTTGTTTTAGAGACGAAAACGGTTGGTAAGATTCAGGGTTTGCAGTTTAGGGGAACTTTTTCTATATTAGAGGATGAGGCTCTTAAAAAGCTTTATTTTAAAACATTTCCATATGCTCTTGCTATGATGCCAAAGCTATGGAAGATAAAAATAAATTACTTTAAAATGACAGATAATAATCTTGGATTTGGGAAGAAGATTATTTTACAGGAGCCTTTTCTTTAA
- a CDS encoding PatB family C-S lyase: protein MKYNFTESACRKDTNAEKYTLRESLFGTNDVMPVWVADMDIDTPPFVIEAVKKRLEHSIVGYEEFPTTAFKAQIEWMKNEHGIEFELEDMIYSHSVVASMGLVINAFSEEGDKVIVQTPVYPPFFHSVIENNRELLKNPLKQNIDGKYVFDIEDLKSKIDDKTKLLLLCSPHNPVGRVWKREELEEILEICLEHNIVVFSDEIHSDLVYAPNKHIPFASLSQEARGITVTAIGVGKTFNMAGFAMSSVAITNKELKEKFLKSYKRVHFAQGSALSHVAFEAAYSQGKEWLEDLKEHLLNNYTMLLELCEKYSDQIKVTPIEATYLAWLDCRGMGLNNRALRSFFIKEAKLGLNAGLSFGREGDGFMRLNFAVSTTKMLEVIKRLDKALSLKYRK, encoded by the coding sequence TTGAAATATAACTTCACAGAGTCTGCTTGCAGAAAAGATACAAATGCAGAGAAATACACTTTAAGAGAATCATTATTTGGAACAAATGACGTGATGCCTGTCTGGGTAGCAGATATGGATATAGACACGCCTCCTTTCGTCATAGAAGCTGTTAAAAAAAGGTTAGAACACTCTATAGTCGGTTATGAAGAGTTTCCTACAACTGCATTTAAAGCTCAGATTGAGTGGATGAAAAATGAGCATGGTATAGAGTTTGAGTTGGAAGATATGATATATTCTCACTCTGTTGTTGCATCTATGGGTTTAGTTATAAATGCTTTTAGTGAGGAAGGAGATAAGGTAATAGTTCAAACACCTGTTTACCCTCCATTTTTTCATAGTGTTATTGAAAATAATAGAGAACTATTAAAGAACCCTCTAAAACAAAATATAGATGGAAAATATGTTTTTGACATAGAAGACTTGAAATCAAAAATAGATGATAAAACAAAACTTCTGCTTCTTTGCTCACCGCATAATCCAGTTGGAAGAGTCTGGAAAAGAGAAGAGCTTGAAGAGATTTTAGAAATCTGTTTAGAACACAATATTGTAGTCTTTAGTGATGAGATACATTCTGATTTGGTCTACGCTCCAAACAAGCACATTCCTTTTGCATCTCTTTCACAAGAAGCAAGAGGTATAACTGTCACAGCTATAGGAGTCGGAAAGACTTTTAATATGGCCGGTTTTGCAATGAGCAGTGTTGCAATAACTAATAAAGAGTTAAAAGAAAAGTTTTTAAAGTCTTACAAACGTGTTCATTTTGCACAAGGTTCAGCTCTAAGTCATGTGGCTTTTGAGGCTGCATATAGCCAAGGAAAAGAGTGGCTAGAAGATTTAAAAGAGCATTTGTTGAATAACTATACTATGTTGTTAGAACTGTGTGAGAAATATAGTGATCAGATTAAAGTGACACCTATAGAAGCTACGTATTTGGCTTGGTTGGATTGTAGAGGTATGGGACTCAATAATCGAGCCCTTAGAAGCTTTTTTATAAAAGAAGCGAAGCTCGGTTTGAATGCAGGTCTTAGCTTTGGTAGAGAGGGTGATGGCTTTATGAGACTGAATTTTGCAGTCTCTACTACAAAAATGTTAGAAGTGATTAAGCGATTAGACAAAGCACTTTCGCTAAAATATCGCAAATAA
- the ovoA gene encoding 5-histidylcysteine sulfoxide synthase gives MSNLSMYPVTLNGNDIQNKRQEIRDYFHNTFSLFEKVFELLKNDDVFYRKSEITRHPMIFYFGHTATFFVNKLISMKVINERVDANFESVFAVGVDEMSWDDVDSKNYSWPKVDEVREYRTKVRGLVDELIITLPLNLPISQESDMWVILMGIEHERIHIETSLVLHTQMPLEFIKEVDEFKACSHSSAAPKNEMLSIKAQHIELGKEKTHHLYGWDNEYGTYEEDVKEFKTSKYLVSNSEYMEFVKDGGYETEEFWDDEGREFLKDSKAAYPTFWVLENGDYRYRTISKLIEMPLDWPVDVNALEAEAFCRYKSQKDGVIYSLPSEAEYRAIYNQSGLQDLPDFHESRANLNFYHYASSCPVNEFSFNGIYDVVGNVWQWSRTPIRGFEGFEIHPAYDDFSVPTFDDKHALILGSSWASSGNLIMKHSRYAFRKHFPQFAGFRYVISENSNDEEIDIYESDDLVSQYCEFQYGDTHFGVSNFAIECAKIASKFATKKGKALDLGCATGRATYELAKDFDEVEGIDFSVRFVQVGANLKDNGFVAFTSKEEGDLVVNKKVTIEELGYENLRDKVSFWQGDACNLKPNFNSYDLIIATNLIDRLYNPRLFLDTVDERLNEDGVLILTSPYTWQESSTQKELWLGGYVDSNGVEVKTLDSLKNVMSDKFELLHVQDLDFVIKETARKYQHTISQVSIWKKR, from the coding sequence TTGAGTAATCTTAGTATGTATCCAGTGACGCTTAATGGAAACGATATACAAAATAAGCGTCAAGAAATAAGAGACTATTTTCATAACACATTTAGTCTATTTGAAAAAGTGTTTGAACTACTTAAAAATGATGATGTATTTTATAGAAAGTCAGAAATAACTCGCCATCCAATGATATTTTATTTTGGACATACGGCAACTTTTTTTGTAAATAAACTAATTAGTATGAAAGTAATAAACGAAAGAGTAGACGCAAATTTTGAGTCTGTTTTTGCTGTCGGCGTTGATGAAATGTCATGGGATGATGTTGATTCTAAAAACTACTCTTGGCCTAAAGTTGATGAGGTTAGAGAGTATCGAACTAAAGTTAGAGGGCTTGTCGATGAGCTAATAATAACACTGCCTTTAAATCTTCCAATTTCACAAGAGTCTGATATGTGGGTTATTCTTATGGGGATAGAGCATGAGAGAATCCATATAGAGACATCATTAGTACTTCATACTCAGATGCCACTGGAGTTTATTAAAGAAGTGGATGAATTTAAAGCCTGCTCTCATAGCTCTGCTGCACCTAAAAACGAGATGTTAAGTATAAAAGCTCAACATATAGAACTTGGCAAAGAGAAGACCCATCATCTTTATGGTTGGGATAACGAATATGGCACTTATGAAGAAGATGTAAAAGAGTTTAAAACTTCAAAGTATCTTGTTAGTAATAGCGAGTATATGGAGTTTGTCAAAGATGGTGGCTACGAAACAGAAGAGTTTTGGGACGATGAAGGAAGAGAGTTTTTAAAAGATTCTAAAGCTGCATATCCGACTTTTTGGGTTTTAGAAAATGGAGATTATAGGTACAGAACTATTTCTAAATTAATAGAGATGCCACTTGATTGGCCCGTAGATGTCAATGCTCTTGAAGCAGAGGCTTTTTGTAGATACAAGAGTCAAAAAGATGGTGTGATTTATTCTCTTCCTAGTGAAGCAGAGTATAGAGCAATATATAATCAATCAGGATTACAAGATTTGCCAGATTTTCATGAGAGCAGAGCAAACTTGAACTTCTATCACTATGCAAGTTCTTGTCCTGTAAATGAGTTTAGCTTTAACGGCATCTATGATGTAGTTGGAAATGTTTGGCAGTGGAGTCGTACTCCGATAAGAGGCTTTGAAGGCTTTGAAATTCATCCGGCTTATGATGACTTTTCCGTTCCAACTTTTGATGATAAACATGCTCTAATACTTGGTTCATCATGGGCGAGTAGCGGAAACTTAATCATGAAACACTCTCGTTATGCTTTTAGAAAACATTTTCCTCAATTCGCCGGATTTAGATATGTTATCTCTGAAAATTCTAATGATGAAGAAATAGATATTTATGAGAGTGATGATCTGGTATCTCAGTATTGTGAGTTTCAGTATGGTGATACTCACTTTGGAGTAAGTAACTTTGCTATTGAGTGTGCAAAGATAGCCTCAAAGTTTGCAACTAAAAAAGGCAAAGCCTTAGACCTCGGTTGTGCGACAGGACGTGCTACGTATGAACTTGCGAAAGATTTTGATGAGGTTGAAGGAATCGACTTTTCTGTTCGTTTTGTACAAGTTGGAGCAAATTTAAAAGACAATGGTTTTGTAGCATTTACCTCAAAAGAAGAGGGTGATTTAGTAGTAAACAAAAAAGTTACTATAGAAGAGTTAGGGTATGAGAACCTAAGAGATAAAGTCTCTTTTTGGCAAGGAGATGCTTGTAATCTAAAGCCAAATTTTAACTCTTACGATCTGATAATTGCGACAAATCTGATAGACAGACTTTACAACCCCAGACTATTTTTAGACACAGTCGATGAGAGATTAAATGAAGATGGAGTTCTTATCTTAACTTCACCATATACATGGCAAGAGAGCTCAACTCAAAAAGAGTTATGGCTTGGCGGATATGTAGATTCAAACGGTGTTGAAGTTAAAACTCTTGATAGTCTTAAAAATGTTATGAGTGATAAGTTTGAACTCTTGCATGTTCAAGATTTAGATTTTGTTATAAAAGAGACCGCAAGAAAATATCAGCATACGATATCACAAGTTAGTATTTGGAAAAAACGTTGA
- the pgeF gene encoding peptidoglycan editing factor PgeF encodes MKIYQSTILNNFPNLTHAFTTKDGGVSKTPYNSLNLAFHVQDNPQDVLSNHEKLANEIEYDRRTLVHMKQVHSNIVHTVGPKDNFDNPPTCDALITDRKNTPLMVMIADCSPILFYDEEKEVIAVAHAGRQGAFKNIVQNVINTFTNIYDSHAQNISVTIGASIGVCCYEVGGEIYEEAKKLKLDYAIEKRDNSFYLDVSKILKTQLLTSAIKEVNIEVSDECTCCKHDKYFSYRADGTTGRFCGVLMMNNSKDK; translated from the coding sequence ATGAAAATTTATCAAAGTACTATATTAAATAATTTCCCAAACTTAACTCATGCATTTACTACTAAGGATGGAGGAGTAAGCAAAACTCCATACAACTCTCTGAATCTTGCTTTTCATGTACAAGACAATCCTCAAGACGTACTCTCGAACCATGAAAAGTTAGCAAACGAGATAGAGTATGACAGAAGAACACTTGTTCACATGAAGCAAGTTCATTCTAATATAGTCCACACTGTTGGCCCTAAAGATAATTTTGATAATCCACCAACTTGTGATGCTCTCATAACAGATAGAAAAAACACCCCTCTTATGGTTATGATCGCAGACTGTAGTCCTATCCTCTTTTATGATGAGGAAAAAGAGGTTATTGCAGTTGCACATGCTGGAAGACAAGGTGCATTTAAAAATATAGTTCAAAATGTTATCAACACCTTTACTAATATCTATGACTCTCATGCACAAAATATATCTGTAACAATTGGTGCCAGTATTGGTGTTTGTTGTTATGAAGTTGGGGGTGAAATTTATGAAGAAGCTAAAAAACTGAAACTAGATTATGCAATAGAAAAAAGAGATAATAGTTTTTATCTCGATGTTAGTAAAATCTTAAAAACTCAACTACTTACATCTGCTATAAAAGAAGTAAACATTGAAGTATCAGATGAGTGCACATGTTGCAAACATGATAAATATTTTTCTTACAGAGCTGATGGGACTACAGGAAGATTTTGTGGAGTTTTGATGATGAATAATTCGAAGGATAAATAA
- a CDS encoding nucleoside deaminase, whose translation MDIFLEEAIKEAKKGLSEGGIPIGSVLVIDGKIVGRGHNRRVQNSSAILHAEMDCLENAGRLKAIDYKRATIYSTLSPCDMCSGAILLYGIKRVIIGENKTFKGPEEYVKSRGIEVKVVDNKECCNLMESFIKASPELWNEDIGE comes from the coding sequence ATGGATATATTTTTAGAAGAAGCTATCAAAGAAGCAAAAAAAGGTTTGTCTGAAGGCGGAATTCCAATTGGTTCAGTTCTTGTAATTGACGGCAAAATTGTAGGACGAGGTCATAATAGACGTGTTCAAAATTCCAGCGCTATTTTACATGCAGAGATGGACTGTTTAGAAAATGCAGGTCGACTTAAAGCAATTGATTATAAAAGGGCAACTATATATTCTACTCTATCTCCATGTGACATGTGCAGCGGTGCCATACTTTTGTATGGAATCAAAAGAGTCATTATTGGAGAAAATAAAACTTTTAAAGGCCCTGAAGAGTATGTAAAGTCAAGAGGTATAGAAGTTAAAGTTGTTGATAATAAAGAGTGCTGTAATCTAATGGAATCTTTTATTAAAGCATCTCCAGAGTTATGGAATGAAGATATTGGGGAGTAA